In Vibrio sp. 10N, the following proteins share a genomic window:
- a CDS encoding FKBP-type peptidyl-prolyl cis-trans isomerase N-terminal domain-containing protein has translation MEIETLEQKVSYIYGREIAKELAQKSFPKMNIKIIQEAIMEAFMQKPWPFDPSEAEALKKEMEEKRKLAQAEHLQQKQQFEATFFERNAAREQVKTHSSGIQYEIIDEGGERQESDPSSQFFIRHKTWLLNGQQVDGSAHLPEPMTVMLHQAPVAWIVALKEMPIGATWRLYVPSHLAYQEDAHPTVPAETAIIFDIKLESIKAP, from the coding sequence ATGGAAATCGAAACACTAGAACAAAAAGTAAGCTACATTTATGGCCGTGAAATTGCCAAGGAGCTTGCTCAAAAATCATTTCCAAAAATGAACATCAAGATCATTCAAGAAGCGATCATGGAAGCGTTTATGCAAAAACCGTGGCCTTTCGATCCAAGTGAAGCGGAAGCGCTCAAAAAGGAGATGGAAGAGAAACGTAAGCTTGCTCAAGCTGAACACTTACAGCAAAAACAGCAATTTGAAGCAACGTTTTTTGAACGTAACGCAGCACGTGAACAAGTCAAAACTCATAGCTCAGGTATTCAGTATGAGATCATTGATGAAGGTGGTGAGCGTCAAGAATCCGATCCGAGTAGCCAATTTTTTATCCGCCACAAGACTTGGCTGTTGAACGGTCAGCAAGTTGATGGGTCTGCACATTTGCCAGAGCCAATGACAGTTATGCTGCATCAGGCGCCCGTGGCATGGATTGTTGCGCTTAAAGAAATGCCAATTGGCGCTACTTGGCGACTGTATGTCCCTTCTCATCTTGCCTATCAAGAAGATGCTCATCCAACGGTACCGGCGGAAACGGCAATTATCTTTGATATCAAATTAGAGTCGATAAAAGCGCCGTAG
- a CDS encoding dicarboxylate/amino acid:cation symporter → MTNAKKPMSLTSRVIIGMVAGILTGFAIRGLFAENGFVDAYIVNGLFEVGGQIFIASLKMLVVPLVFVSLVCGTSSLKDVTTLGRLGGKTVLFYVATTAIAITLALTMGTVFQPGAGADLTAASSFAATEAPSLGQVIIDMFPTNPISAMAEGKTLQVIVFAVLFGIAISAAGEPGERIAATFRDLNDVIMKLVALLMNIAPYGVFFLMAKLFTGLGLGAILNLAEYFLVLTATLLLHGLVTYSVMLKSFTGLSPITFLKKMEDAVMFAFSTASSNATIPVTMETAQNRLGVDNKVSSFTIPLGATINMDGTAIMQGVATAFIAQAFNIDLTMGDYLTVILTATLASIGTAGVPGVGLIMLAMVLNQVGLPLEGIALIMGVDRLLDMIRTAVNITGDSAVTCIVAKSEGALDLEKFNDPAAGEKEEKVELVRS, encoded by the coding sequence ATGACTAATGCAAAGAAACCAATGTCACTCACTAGCCGAGTGATTATCGGTATGGTTGCAGGTATTTTGACAGGCTTCGCGATTCGAGGTCTATTTGCTGAGAACGGATTTGTCGACGCGTACATCGTAAACGGCCTTTTTGAGGTTGGCGGTCAGATCTTTATTGCCAGCTTGAAAATGCTCGTTGTCCCACTGGTATTTGTCTCTCTTGTGTGCGGTACCAGCTCTCTCAAGGACGTCACCACACTAGGCCGTTTAGGTGGTAAGACAGTTCTATTCTATGTTGCTACAACAGCAATTGCCATTACGTTGGCCCTCACTATGGGTACGGTATTCCAACCAGGTGCGGGTGCCGACCTAACTGCAGCAAGTTCATTTGCGGCGACAGAAGCGCCATCATTGGGACAGGTTATCATCGATATGTTCCCAACCAACCCTATCAGCGCTATGGCTGAAGGTAAGACCCTTCAAGTTATCGTGTTTGCCGTGCTATTCGGTATCGCGATCAGTGCAGCGGGTGAGCCAGGAGAGCGCATTGCTGCGACATTCCGCGATCTGAATGACGTGATCATGAAGCTTGTTGCGCTATTGATGAATATCGCCCCATACGGCGTGTTCTTCCTAATGGCGAAACTGTTCACAGGTCTTGGCTTGGGTGCCATCTTAAACCTAGCTGAGTACTTCCTAGTGCTTACAGCGACGCTATTGCTACACGGCTTAGTTACCTACAGCGTGATGCTTAAGTCTTTCACTGGACTAAGCCCAATCACCTTCCTTAAGAAGATGGAAGATGCGGTGATGTTTGCGTTCTCGACCGCATCATCAAACGCAACCATCCCTGTTACGATGGAAACTGCGCAAAACCGTTTAGGCGTGGATAACAAAGTATCTTCGTTTACCATTCCACTTGGCGCGACCATCAACATGGATGGTACGGCGATCATGCAAGGTGTGGCGACGGCGTTTATTGCTCAGGCATTTAATATCGATCTGACCATGGGTGATTATCTCACGGTTATCCTTACAGCCACTCTAGCATCAATTGGTACGGCTGGTGTTCCGGGCGTGGGTTTGATCATGCTTGCGATGGTATTGAATCAAGTTGGTCTTCCATTGGAAGGTATCGCACTTATTATGGGTGTTGACCGTCTACTTGATATGATTCGTACCGCAGTTAATATCACTGGTGACAGTGCCGTGACGTGTATTGTTGCTAAGTCAGAAGGTGCGTTAGATCTTGAAAAGTTCAACGACCCAGCGGCAGGTGAGAAAGAAGAAAAAGTTGAGTTGGTACGCAGTTAA